In the genome of Sebastes umbrosus isolate fSebUmb1 chromosome 14, fSebUmb1.pri, whole genome shotgun sequence, one region contains:
- the LOC119501210 gene encoding medium-chain acyl-CoA ligase ACSF2, mitochondrial-like, whose product MSALLRSCAHSLRSVDGLKHSEAWKLCSTSLLQWCRSLHVDSRPHKPSLTSSYVHGTSTISLLPLTVGQSLDSTVQRWPDREAVVFLQDGIRKTFAQFQQDVDKAAAGLLALGLKRGDRLGVWGPNTYEWILFQFASAKAGIIMVSLNVAYQVKEVEFTLKKVQCKAVVCPARFKTQHFCEMLRELCPEIDTSPLGMIKSSRLPDFRMVIVTDSRQPGMLHVEDVMQAGESRHHKELMDLQSKLSCDEPINIQFTSGTTGSPKGASLSHHNIVNNAYFIGLRMGFGLRPQVRVCVPVPLYHCFGSVLAGMSMAVHGITLVFPSSGYNSRANLEAIQSERCNIVYGTPTMFTDMLSQPDLHKYDLSSMEAGIMAGSPCPAEIMRKLQTDMNMKEITIGYGTTENSPLTFLGFPQDDEELKMNTVGCIMSHTEAKVVDSDSGEIVPLGVPGELMIRGSCVMHGYWDDPEKTREAISPDRWYRTGDTASLNSLGYCSIEGRMKDMIIRGGENIYPAEIEQFLFTHPKVLEVQVVGVKDERLGEQVCACIRLKEGQTSSTEEIRAFCKGQISHFKIPHYVMFVDSYPLTASGKIKKNVLKEEMEKKLGL is encoded by the exons ATGTCAGCTCTGCTAAGGTCCTGTGCTCACAGTCTCAGATCTGTGGATGGACTCAAACACAGCGAGGCTTGGAAGTTATGCAGCACAAGTTTGCTCCAGTGGTGTCG GTCCCTCCATGTGGACAGTCGTCCTCACAAACCCTCACTGACCAGCAGCTATGTCCATGGCACCTCCACCATCTCTCTGCTCCCCCTGACTGTAGGCCAGAGCCTGGACTCCACAGTCCAGCGCTGGCCGGACCGCGAAGCTGTAGTCTTCCTGCAGGACGGCATCCGGAAAACCTTTGCACAGTTTCAGCAAGAT GTTGACAAGGCGGCTGCAGGTCTGCTTGCTTTGGGTCTGAAGCGAGGTGACAGACTGGGAGTTTGGGGACCCAACACATATGAGTGGATCCTTTTCCAGTTTGCTTCAGCCAAAGCTGGAATTATTATG GTGTCATTGAACGTGGCCTATCAGGTGAAGGAAGTGGAGTTCACACTAAAGAAG GTCCAGTGTAAAGCTGTCGTCTGCCCTGCCCGATTTAAAACCCAACATTTCTGTGAGATGCTGAGGGAGCTCTGCCCAGAGATCGACACGTCGCCATTAGGcatgatcaaaagctccag GCTGCCAGACTTTCGTATGGTGATTGTGACGGATAGCAGACAGCCGGGGATGCTCCACGTAGAGGATGTGATGCAAGCAGGGGAGAGTCGGCACCACAAAGAGCTGATGGATCTGCAGAGTAAACTGTCCTGTGATGAGCCCATCAACATCCAGTTCACATCA gGGACTACAGGGAGTCCAAAGGGAGCCAGTCTTTCCCACCACAATATTGTAAATAATGCCTACTTTATAGGTCTCCGAATGGGTTTTGGACTAAGA cctcaggtgcgagtgtgtgtgcccGTACCTCTCTACCACTGCTTTGGCTCTGTGCTGGCAGGGATGAGTATGGCAGTGCATGGTATCACACTGGTGTTCCCTTCCTCTGGCTATAACAGCCGAGCCAACCTAGAGGCCATTCAGAGTGAAAG GTGTAATATAGTCTACGGCACTCCCACAATGTTCACCGACATGCTCAGCCAACCGGATTTACACAAGTATGATTTGTCATCAATGGAAGCTG GCATCATGGCAGGTTCTCCCTGTCCTGCTGAGATTATGAGAAAACTGCAAACAGACATGAACATGAAAGAGATAACA ATTGGTTATGGAACCACTGAGAACAGCCCCCTTACATTTCTGGGATTCCCACAAGACGACGAGGAGCTGAAGATGAATACCGTTGGATGTATCATGAGTCACACTGAG GCTAAAGTGGTGGACTCTGATAGTGGGGAGATTGTCCCTCTGGGGGTCCCAGGAGAGCTGATGATCAGAGGCAGCTGTGTGATGCACGGATACTGGGACGATCCTGAGAAAACCAGAGAGGCCATCTCCCCAGACCGCTGGTACAGGACTGG TGACACGGCCAGTCTGAACAGTTTGGGATACTGCAGCATTGAAGGACGCATGAAGGACATGATCATCCGAGGAGGGGAGAACATCTACCCCGCTGAGATAGAGCAATTTCTCTTTACACATCCCAAAGTACTGGAGGTGCAG GTGGTTGGAGTGAAAGATGAGAGGCTGGGCGAGCAGGTGTGTGCTTGCATCAGACTGAAGGAGGGCCAAACCTCCAGTACAGAGGAGATAAGAGCATTTTGCAAAGGCCAG ATTTCTCACTTCAAGATCCCACACTATGTGATGTTTGTAGACAGCTACCCTCTGACAGCCTCTGGAAAG atcaAGAAGAACGTATTAAAGGAGGAAATGGAAAAGAAATTAGGCCTTTAA
- the LOC119501213 gene encoding medium-chain acyl-CoA ligase ACSF2, mitochondrial-like: MSALLRSCALSLRYVDGLKHSKAGKLCSTTLLQWCRSLHVDSRPHKPSLTSSYVHGTSTLSLVPLTVGQSLDSTVQRWPDREAVVFLQDGIRKTFAQFQQDVDKAAAGLLALGLKRGDRLGVWGPNTYEWILFQFASAKAGIILVSLNVAYQVKEVEFTLKQVQCKAVVCPTSFKTQHFCEMLRELCPEIDTTPAGMIKSSRVPDLRMVIVTDSRQPGMLHVEDVMQAGESRHHKELMDLQSKLSCDEPINIQFTSGTTGSPKGASLSHHNIVNNAYFIGLRMGFGLRPQVRVCVPVPLYHCFGSVLAGMNMAVHGITLVFPSSGYNSRANLEAIQSEKCNIVYGTPTMFIDMLSQPDLHKYDLSSMEAGIMAGSPCPAEIMRKLQTDMNMKEITIAYGTTENSPLTFLGFPQDDEELKMNTVGCIMSHTEAKVVDPDSGEIVPLGVPGELMIRGSCVMHGYWDDPEKTREAISPDRWYRTGDTASLNSLGYCSIEGRMKDMIIRGGENIYPAEIEQFLFTHPKVLEVQVVGVKDERLGEQVCACIRLREGQTSSTEEIRSFCKGQISHFKIPHYVMFVDSYPLTASGKIKKNVLKEEMEKKLGL; this comes from the exons ATGTCAGCTCTGCTAAGGTCCTGTGCTCTCAGTCTCAGATATGTGGATGGACTCAAACACAGTAAGGCTGGGAAGTTATGCAGCACAACTTTGCTCCAGTGGTGTCG GTCCCTCCATGTGGACAGTCGTCCTCACAAACCCTCACTGACCAGCAGCTATGTCCATGGCACTTCCACCCTCTCTCTGGTCCCCCTGACTGTAGGCCAGAGCCTGGACTCCACAGTCCAGCGCTGGCCGGACCGTGAAGCTGTAGTCTTCCTGCAGGACGGCATCCGGAAAACCTTTGCACAGTTTCAACAAGAT GTTGACAAGGCGGCTGCAGGTCTGCTTGCTTTGGGCCTGAAGCGAGGTGACAGACTGGGAGTTTGGGGACCCAACACGTATGAGTGGATCCTTTTCCAGTTTGCTTCAGCCAAAGCTGGAATTATACTG GTGTCATTGAACGTGGCCTATCAGGTGAAGGAAGTGGAGTTTACACTAAAGCAG GTCCAGTGTAAAGCTGTCGTCTGCCCCACCAGCTTCAAAACCCAACATTTCTGTGAGATGCTGAGGGAGCTCTGCCCAGAGATCGACACGACGCCAGCAGGcatgatcaaaagctccag GGTGCCAGACTTGCGTATGGTGATTGTGACGGATAGCAGACAGCCGGGGATGCTCCACGTAGAGGATGTGATGCAAGCAGGGGAGAGTCGGCACCACAAAGAGCTGATGGATCTGCAGAGTAAACTGTCCTGTGATGAGCCCATCAACATCCAGTTCACATCA gGGACTACAGGGAGTCCAAAGGGAGCCAGTCTTTCCCACCACAATATTGTAAATAATGCCTACTTTATAGGTCTCCGAATGGGTTTTGGACTAAGA cctcaggtgcgagtgtgtgtgcccGTACCTCTCTACCACTGCTTTGGCTCTGTGCTGGCAGGGATGAATATGGCAGTGCATGGTATCACACTGGTGTTCCCTTCCTCTGGCTATAACAGCCGAGCCAACCTAGAGGCCATTCAGAGTGAAAA GTGTAATATAGTCTACGGCACTCCCACAATGTTCATTGACATGCTCAGCCAACCGGATTTACACAAGTATGATTTGTCATCAATGGAAGCTG GCATCATGGCAGGTTCTCCCTGTCCTGCTGAGATTATGAGAAAACTGCAAACAGACATGAACATGAAAGAGATAACA ATAGCTTATGGAACCACTGAGAACAGCCCCCTTACATTTCTGGGATTCCCACAAGACGACGAGGAGCTGAAGATGAATACCGTTGGATGTATCATGAGTCACACTGAG GCTAAAGTGGTGGACCCTGATAGTGGGGAGATTGTCCCTCTGGGGGTCCCAGGAGAGCTGATGATCAGAGGCAGCTGTGTGATGCACGGATACTGGGACGATCCTGAGAAAACCAGAGAGGCTATCTCCCCAGACCGCTGGTACAGGACTGG TGACACGGCCAGTCTGAACAGTTTGGGATACTGCAGCATTGAAGGACGCATGAAGGACATGATCATCCGAGGAGGGGAGAACATCTACCCCGCTGAGATAGAGCAATTTCTCTTTACACATCCCAAAGTACTGGAGGTGCAG GTGGTTGGAGTGAAAGATGAGAGGCTGGGCGAGCAGGTGTGTGCTTGCATCAGACTGAGAGAGGGCCAGACCTCCAGTACAGAGGAGATAAGATCATTCTGCAAAGGCCAG ATTTCTCACTTCAAGATCCCACACTATGTGATGTTTGTAGACAGCTACCCTCTGACAGCCTCTGGAAAG atcaAGAAGAACGTATTAAAGGAGGAAATGGAAAAGAAATTAGGCCTTTAA
- the ndel1b gene encoding nuclear distribution protein nudE-like 1-B, translated as MDKEMIPKFTSKDEEVDYWKSQALKYKKSCYDAQEELQEFQEGSRELEAELEAQLGQAEHRLRDLQIENERLKNEVSNLKDKLEHQYAQSYKQISMLEDDLGQTRSIKEQLHKYVRELEQANDDLERAKRATIVSLEDFEGRLNQAIERNAFLESELDEKESLLVSVQRLKDEARDLRQELAVRERTTDRMSAPSSPTLDIDKIDSAVQASLSLPATPVGKSIEHTFISPKGLTNGCGNSSLTPSARISALNIVGDLLRKVGALESKIAACRNFTKDQAARKNYSTDNGKLINSNATKFSHSLHTTYFDKTTVNGLDPSSLTSIATSRAVSPPGMLPLSV; from the exons ATGGACAAAGAGATGATTCCCAAATTTACGTCAAAGGATGAGGAAGTTGACTACTGGAAGTCCCAAGCCCTCAAATATAAGAAAAG TTGCTATGATGCCcaggaggagctgcaggagttCCAGGAAGGGAGCCGGGAGCTTGAAGCCGAGCTGGAGGCGCAGCTCGGCCAGGCCGAACACCGCCTTCGAGACCTCCAAATTGAAAACGAGAGACTGAAGAACGAGGTGTCCAACCTCAAG GACAAGCTGGAGCATCAGTATGCACAGAGTTATAAACAGATTTCTATGCTAGAGGATGACCTGGGCCAGACACGCAGCATCAAGGAGCAGCTCCACAAATACGTCCGAGAGCTTGAGCAGGCCAACGACGACCTGGAGAGAGCCAAAAG GGCAACAATAGTGTCTCTTGAGGACTTTGAGGGCCGTTTAAACCAGGCCATTGAGAGAAATGCCTTCCTGGAAAGTGAACTGGATGAGAAGGAGTCTCTTCTAGTATCTGTGCAGCGGCTGAAAGACGAAGCACGAG ACCTGAGACAAGAGCTGGCGGTACGGGAGCGGACTACAGACAGGATGTCAGCACCCAGCTCACCCACCTTAGACATCGACAAGATAGATTCTGCAGTGCAGGCCTCTTTATCCCTCCCAGCCACACCCGTAGGAAAGAGCATAGAGCACACCTTCATCAGCCCAAAAG GATTGACCAACGGCTGTGGCAACTCATCCCTCACTCCTTCTGCGAGAATCTCCGCTCTTAATATTGTTGGTGATCTCCTGAGGAAAGTCGGG GCGTTGGAGTCCAAAATCGCCGCCTGTAGGAACTTTACCAAAGACCAAGCAGCACGAAAAAATTACTCGACAGACAACGGCAAACTCATCAACAGCAACGCCACAAAGTTCTCTCACTCTCTACACACCACTTACTTTGACAAAAC GACTGTAAACGGATTGGACCCCAGCTCCTTGACCTCCATCGCGACATCCAGAGCCGTGTCTCCACCGGGCATGCTTCCTCTGAGTGTGTGA